A single window of Anomaloglossus baeobatrachus isolate aAnoBae1 chromosome 9, aAnoBae1.hap1, whole genome shotgun sequence DNA harbors:
- the QRFP gene encoding orexigenic neuropeptide QRFP → MRGAHRVSLLLLLVWGCSYSLQEALEDPVPWERIRLWQLLPDRDTDLPAPFLDGPRDKKSTDPASLFSVAKELQGFGKERAGFRFRFGRREEGNEVEKAEPEVEKRSATALGSLAEELNGYNRKKGGFSFRFGR, encoded by the coding sequence ATGCGAGGTGCACACAGAGTTTCGCTCCTGCTGCTCCTGGTTTGGGGGTGCAGTTACAGTCTGCAGGAGGCGCTGGAGGACCCCGTCCCCTGGGAGAGAATCCGCCTATGGCAGCTCCTGCCGGACCGGGACACCGATCTTCCTGCCCCTTTCCTGGACGGCCCCAGAGATAAGAAATCCACCGACCCGGCCTCGTTATTCAGCGTGGCCAAGGAGCTGCAGGGCTTCGGGAAGGAGCGGGCCGGATTCCGGTTCAGATTCGGGAGGAGAGAAGAAGGGAACGAAGTGGAAAAAGCGGAGCCAGAAGTGGAGAAGCGCAGCGCCACCGCCCTGGGATCTCTGGCCGAGGAACTCAACGGATACAATCGAAAGAAAGGCGGCTTCAGCTTCCGATTCGGACGATAG